One window from the genome of Leptidea sinapis chromosome 24, ilLepSina1.1, whole genome shotgun sequence encodes:
- the LOC126971635 gene encoding acyl-CoA Delta-9 desaturase-like, whose translation MTVDTQTYSSITEHQDTHIYTSGKRRDYEWQIVWRNVIAFIYLHVSSFYALYLIFTGQCKLSTFFFAIFFASTSAMGVTAGAHRLWAHRAYKARWPLRLFLAILQTMAFQNHIYEWVRDHRVHHKFTETDADPHNAKRGFFFSHIGWLMIRKHKDVFEKGATVDMSDLEKDSIVMFQKKTYLVVMPLLCFVIPAWIPVKLWSENPWSSWYVASILRYTISLHFTWLVNSAAHIWGNRPFDQYIGATDNKTVAILAFGEGWHNYHHVFPWDYKAAELGDYSTNLSTALIDFAAKYGLAYDLKTVSMDMIRKRVLRTGDGSHPMGKAKAGLEEHEHPENPVWGWDDTDMPEEDKKMAEIAHKLD comes from the exons ATGACTGTTGACACTCAGACGTATTCGTCGATCACAGAGCATCAGGATACGCACATTTACACATCAGGCAAACGAAGAGATTATGA ATGGCAAATAGTTTGGCGAAACGTGAtagcatttatatatttacacgtttCAAGCTTCTACGCGCTGTATCTAATATTCACTGGACAATGCAAACTGTCAACTTTTTTCTTCG CTATATTCTTCGCATCAACGTCAGCAATGGGTGTGACGGCAGGAGCACACAGACTCTGGGCACATCGAGCGTACAAAGCCAGGTGGCCGCTCAGACTGTTCCTAGCTATCCTGCAGACAATGGCCTTTCAGAATCATATCTACGAATGGGTCCGAGACCACAG GGTTCACCACAAGTTTACTGAAACGGATGCTGATCCTCACAACGCCAAACGGGGGTTCTTCTTCTCTCACATTGGTTGGCTCATGATAAGAAAACACAAGGATGTCTTCGAAAAGGGAGCGACTGTAGATATGTCTGACCTAGAGAAAGACTCTATTGTTATGTTCCAGAAGAA AACTTATTTGGTGGTGATGCCGCTACTTTGTTTCGTCATACCCGCTTGGATACCAGTGAAGCTGTGGAGTGAGAACCCATGGTCATCGTGGTACGTCGCTTCTATTCTCCGCTACACAATATCACTGCACTTTACTTGGCTGGTTAACTCGGCTGCTCATATCTGGGGGAATAGACCTTTTGACCA ATATATAGGCGCTACAGACAACAAAACTGTCGCAATTCTCGCGTTCGGTGAGGGCTGGCATAACTATCACCACGTGTTCCCTTGGGATTACAAAGCAGCAGAACTGGGCGACTACAGCACAAACCTATCAACTGCTCTTATCGACTTTGCTGCCAAATATG GTTTGGCATATGATTTAAAAACGGTGTCAATGGATATGATCAGAAAAAGAGTGCTAAGGACAGGCGATGGCTCTCATCCAATGGGAAAAGCGAAAGCTGGCCTTGAAGAACATGAACATCCAGAAAACCCCGTATGGGGTTGGGATGACACTGACATGCCAGAAGAGGATAAGAAAATGGCTGAAATTGCTCACAAACTTGACTAG
- the LOC126971676 gene encoding uncharacterized protein LOC126971676, whose amino-acid sequence MISQITSCYKHLDLSRCITAYGLWKAQSALEFEANRPFQWRRFVNNTQEDMFSRLCLETEMLLRRRSLTMNLSDYQLKLKSTGDGKFNLDLSKANNQQQASGRSSMKQLDKMIENFFPLIILPGLIMSAILPFFLPGLKMMTLAAGMLNNMALTGAVFTLLRNNAFNDKSRRKIIYINNGYGDYDHFPEGSVNDPISINFDSKVNTVNTKNKDHRLIEIENTGISYPAIEDWLKDNSGNKGKVKNVQIMGEVSNGMDWRSAWNLMHG is encoded by the exons ATGATTAGCCAGATCACGTCCTGTTACAAGCATCTTGACCTGTCCAGGTGTATAACAGCTTACGGTTTATGGAAGGCGCAAAGTGCTCTAGAATTTGAAGCGAATCGCCCATTTCAATGGCGTCGGTTCGTCAATAATACTCAAGAGGATATGTTTTCGAGACTTTGCTTGGAAACTGAGATGTTACTCCGGCGGCGTTCACTCACTATGAACCTAAGTGACTACCAACTAAAGCTCAAGTCTACAGGCGATGGAAAATTTAACTTGGATCTTTCGAAAG CCAACAATCAACAGCAAGCCTCAGGACGCAGCAGCATGAAACAATTGGACAAGATGATTGAAAATTTTTTTCCGCTCATCATTCTACCGGGACTAATTATGTCTGCGATTCTGCCATTCTTTTTGCCTGGACTCAAAATGATGACCCTTGCAGCAGGAATGCTCAATAACATGGCACTGACTGGAGCAGTCTTCACACTTCTCAGGAACAATGCTTTCAACGATAAATCTaggagaaaaataatttatatcaacaatGGCTATGGCGACTATGATCATTTTCCTGAAGGATCAGTGAATGATCCCATTAGCATTAATTTTGATTCAAAAGTGAACacagtaaatacaaaaaataaagatCATCGTCTTattgaaatagaaaatactGGAATAAGTTACCCTGCCATAGAAGACTGGTTGAAAGATAACAGCGGGAATAAAGGAAAAGTTAAAAATGTGCAGATAATGGGTGAAGTAAGCAATGGCATGGATTGGAGAAGTGCTTGGAACCTGATGCATGGATGA